A window of the Sporosarcina sp. FSL K6-2383 genome harbors these coding sequences:
- a CDS encoding CoA transferase: MNKGNFGPLTGVDILDISTMIAAPYGATLLADLGANVTKIELPNKGDTLRTVGPWKDGESLRWPGLARNKKSITLDIRSEEGKEIFKKLIARTDILIENFRPGTLEKWGLGYELLKKENPQLIMVRISGYGQTGPYSSKAGFGTPGTAFSGHTYLQGYPDRPPVSPSYSLLDYITGVYTAFAAVSALYHRDTTEGEPEGQMVEMGLYESLFRMLEFLIAEYDQTGKVRGRSPGLAGHSSPAGTYETKDSKFVVLVCSTDPTFDRLAEAMERTDMLKDDRYYTNVERLKNDDEVQEIVSSWIKQFTLKELQHKLDAFGVPVSPILSIEDIFEDDHYKARGNIVEVEHPRLGTIKVPGVVPKFSGTPGSIRHRAPELGEHNDEIFEKQLGLSKEELASLKEKGVI; encoded by the coding sequence ATGAATAAAGGAAACTTTGGACCACTGACGGGTGTAGATATTCTAGATATATCAACGATGATTGCGGCTCCATATGGCGCAACATTACTCGCTGATCTTGGTGCAAACGTAACGAAAATAGAACTTCCTAATAAAGGTGATACACTTCGTACAGTCGGTCCGTGGAAAGATGGTGAATCACTCAGATGGCCTGGTTTAGCACGTAATAAGAAGTCAATTACACTTGATATTCGTTCTGAGGAAGGAAAAGAGATTTTTAAAAAGCTTATCGCCAGGACGGACATCCTAATTGAGAACTTTCGACCTGGCACACTTGAAAAGTGGGGACTGGGTTATGAATTATTGAAAAAAGAAAATCCGCAATTAATTATGGTGCGCATTTCCGGATACGGGCAGACAGGACCCTACAGTTCAAAAGCCGGGTTTGGTACACCGGGCACAGCGTTTAGCGGACATACCTATTTACAAGGATATCCAGACCGTCCGCCCGTAAGCCCATCTTATTCACTACTTGATTATATTACGGGTGTATATACAGCATTTGCGGCTGTAAGCGCCTTGTACCATCGCGATACAACTGAAGGAGAACCAGAAGGGCAAATGGTTGAAATGGGGTTGTATGAATCACTCTTCCGTATGTTGGAATTCTTAATTGCGGAATATGATCAAACGGGAAAGGTGAGAGGGAGAAGTCCAGGTCTTGCTGGGCATTCAAGTCCAGCTGGCACCTATGAAACAAAAGATAGCAAATTCGTTGTACTTGTCTGCAGCACAGATCCGACATTTGATCGCCTTGCGGAAGCAATGGAAAGAACAGATATGCTGAAAGATGACCGGTATTATACAAATGTGGAACGTTTAAAAAATGATGACGAGGTACAAGAGATTGTTTCTAGCTGGATCAAGCAATTTACATTAAAAGAGTTGCAGCATAAATTGGATGCATTTGGTGTGCCGGTCAGCCCGATTTTAAGTATAGAAGATATTTTTGAAGATGATCATTACAAGGCAAGGGGAAATATTGTCGAAGTTGAACATCCACGACTTGGAACTATAAAAGTGCCAGGTGTCGTGCCGAAATTTTCGGGAACCCCAGGATCTATTCGACATCGTGCACCTGAACTTGGAGAACATAATGATGAGATCTTTGAAAAGCAATTAGGATTATCCAAAGAAGAATTAGCTTCGCTAAAAGAGAAGGGAGTTATTTAA
- a CDS encoding DUF1385 domain-containing protein, translating into MGKEQQAPTYGGQALVEGVMFASKDHTVTAIRRKDDSIDYYHLPKEKNTTRMKLKKIPFVRGIVALIESAGIGSRHLTFSSERYDVMPGEEVEQPEETSKLAMVLGVAAVGVLSFLFGKFVFTLVPVFLAQALQFIAPGKPAQILLESLFKLILLLTYISLISLTPLIKRVFQYHGAEHKVINAYENNLPLTVENVQAQSRLHFRCGSSFMLFTVIVGMFIYFLVPADPFWLRIVNRILLIPVVLGISFEVLQVTNSLRNIPVLKYLGYPGLWLQLLTTKEPDNQQVEVAIASFEKLLEVEEFGVEVLEVAAKADTTPTIDETVAVN; encoded by the coding sequence ATGGGAAAAGAACAACAAGCTCCTACTTATGGGGGTCAAGCACTCGTTGAAGGGGTTATGTTCGCTAGTAAGGATCATACTGTAACGGCCATTAGACGCAAGGATGATTCAATTGATTACTATCATCTACCGAAAGAAAAGAATACAACGCGTATGAAATTAAAGAAAATTCCATTCGTTAGAGGCATTGTTGCTTTAATTGAATCGGCAGGGATTGGCTCGCGTCATTTGACATTTTCCAGTGAACGTTATGATGTCATGCCTGGAGAAGAAGTCGAACAACCTGAAGAAACGTCCAAATTGGCGATGGTACTAGGTGTGGCCGCAGTTGGCGTATTGTCATTTCTGTTCGGTAAATTCGTTTTCACACTTGTACCCGTTTTCTTGGCGCAAGCTTTGCAATTTATAGCGCCCGGAAAACCTGCACAAATCTTACTGGAAAGTCTGTTCAAGCTTATTTTATTGCTGACATATATTTCACTAATTTCACTAACACCGCTCATTAAACGTGTCTTTCAATACCACGGTGCAGAACATAAGGTCATCAATGCTTACGAGAATAATTTACCGCTGACAGTAGAAAATGTTCAAGCGCAATCCAGGTTGCATTTCCGCTGCGGTAGTAGTTTTATGCTCTTTACGGTCATTGTCGGGATGTTTATTTACTTCCTTGTACCAGCTGATCCGTTCTGGCTACGCATCGTCAACAGGATTTTGCTTATCCCAGTCGTACTTGGTATTTCTTTTGAAGTTTTGCAGGTAACAAATTCGCTACGAAATATTCCTGTGTTGAAATATTTAGGCTACCCAGGGTTATGGTTACAACTATTGACGACAAAAGAGCCCGATAATCAACAGGTCGAAGTGGCGATTGCCTCTTTCGAGAAATTATTAGAAGTTGAAGAATTCGGGGTTGAAGTGTTGGAAGTAGCTGCTAAGGCAGATACGACTCCTACGATTGATGAAACAGTTGCTGTAAATTAA
- a CDS encoding Xaa-Pro peptidase family protein: protein MMKLVKLRELLKEQEIDALLVTNEFNRRYMTGFTGTAGLTLISSDDAVFITDFRYTEQAEKEIEGFRIVQHTKTIIEEVAAQAENMGLQTIGFEKDDLTYGLYELYNAQVKATLKPVSGLVEKLRMVKTEAELVILRQAAKIADEAFTHICTFIKPGVTELEVSNELEFAMRKQGATSSSFSIIVASGLRGALPHGVATDKVIESGDLVTLDFGALYEGYISDITRTVAVGEPSDKLKEIYEVTRAAQELAVEKIKPGMTGIEADAIARDYITSKGYGEAFGHSTGHGIGLEVHEGPGLSFRSETVLVPNMAVTVEPGIYLPGIGGVRIEDDIIMTEDGNVRLTHSTKELLIL, encoded by the coding sequence ATGATGAAACTAGTAAAATTACGTGAGTTACTAAAAGAACAAGAGATTGATGCGCTACTTGTTACGAATGAATTCAATCGTCGTTACATGACAGGTTTTACAGGGACTGCTGGACTGACGCTCATTTCTTCTGACGATGCTGTGTTCATCACGGATTTCCGTTATACGGAGCAAGCAGAAAAAGAAATCGAAGGTTTCCGAATTGTTCAACATACGAAAACGATTATCGAAGAAGTTGCTGCACAAGCTGAAAATATGGGGTTGCAAACAATTGGTTTTGAAAAAGATGATTTGACATATGGGTTGTATGAGTTATACAATGCACAAGTTAAAGCAACGTTAAAACCCGTCTCAGGTCTTGTGGAGAAACTACGTATGGTGAAAACGGAAGCTGAATTGGTGATTTTGAGGCAGGCTGCTAAAATTGCAGACGAAGCGTTCACGCATATTTGCACATTCATCAAACCCGGCGTTACAGAACTTGAGGTTTCGAATGAGTTAGAATTTGCGATGCGTAAACAAGGAGCAACGTCTTCATCGTTCTCTATCATCGTAGCATCTGGCTTACGCGGTGCGCTTCCACATGGCGTGGCAACAGACAAAGTAATTGAATCGGGCGATTTAGTAACGCTCGACTTCGGCGCCTTGTATGAAGGTTATATTTCTGATATTACACGAACGGTTGCTGTCGGAGAACCTTCGGATAAACTAAAAGAAATTTACGAAGTGACACGTGCGGCACAAGAATTAGCAGTAGAAAAGATTAAACCTGGCATGACAGGCATCGAAGCGGATGCAATTGCACGCGATTACATCACATCAAAAGGCTATGGCGAAGCCTTCGGTCATTCAACAGGACATGGTATTGGTTTAGAGGTACATGAAGGACCTGGATTGTCCTTCCGTTCAGAAACTGTACTTGTACCCAATATGGCTGTTACCGTTGAGCCGGGTATCTATTTGCCAGGCATCGGTGGCGTACGTATCGAAGACGATATCATTATGACGGAAGACGGCAATGTACGTCTAACGCATTCAACGAAAGAACTACTTATCCTATAA
- the efp gene encoding elongation factor P, producing MISVNDFKTGLTIEVDGDIWRVMDFQHVKPGKGAAFVRSKLRNLRTGNVNEKTFRAGEKVAKAQIDNKRMQYLYANGDDHVFMDNESYEQIELPAKQIEEELKFLKENMEVHVIQYKEEILGVELPVTVVLEVAATEPGIKGDTSSGGSKPATLETGLIVQVPFFVNVGDKLIINTEESEYVSRA from the coding sequence ATGATTTCAGTAAACGATTTTAAAACAGGCTTAACAATAGAAGTAGACGGGGACATTTGGCGTGTAATGGATTTCCAACACGTTAAGCCAGGGAAAGGTGCGGCATTCGTTCGTTCGAAACTACGTAATTTACGTACCGGCAACGTCAATGAAAAAACGTTCCGTGCAGGAGAAAAAGTAGCAAAAGCACAAATTGATAACAAACGTATGCAATACTTGTATGCGAACGGTGACGATCATGTCTTCATGGACAACGAATCTTATGAACAAATTGAATTGCCTGCAAAACAAATTGAAGAAGAGCTGAAATTCCTAAAAGAAAACATGGAGGTCCATGTTATTCAATATAAAGAAGAAATTCTTGGTGTTGAATTACCTGTAACGGTTGTCTTGGAAGTTGCAGCAACAGAGCCAGGCATTAAAGGCGATACGTCGAGTGGCGGTTCGAAACCAGCTACACTTGAAACGGGACTCATTGTTCAAGTGCCATTTTTCGTCAATGTTGGTGACAAACTCATCATCAACACCGAAGAATCAGAATACGTTTCACGCGCATAA
- a CDS encoding FadR/GntR family transcriptional regulator — MKPKMFVELQHTRVYEKIVEQIRKLIEDGTLEPNDRLPSERELAQTLGCSRTSLREACRVLESEGLIVSKAGGGRFIQQVDQRLTLKYHVNPVDLIEKTAVIHFLEAREALEPQIVEIACERATQEDIAKMENSLQRMKEKLKYPDEKVDADSNFHLALAEATHNFVFVSLMEMNLNLYRQVRKQTLKSTDRYIESLQEHKDILEAIKLGDKESAVQAMQTHLHHLRDNVLGLINKEE; from the coding sequence ATGAAGCCGAAAATGTTTGTTGAACTTCAACATACACGAGTGTATGAGAAAATCGTTGAACAGATTAGAAAGCTGATCGAGGATGGAACGCTTGAACCAAATGATCGCCTGCCAAGTGAACGGGAGTTGGCACAAACACTTGGTTGTAGTAGAACGTCACTTCGCGAAGCATGCCGAGTACTTGAGTCAGAAGGGCTTATCGTTTCGAAAGCAGGCGGCGGTAGATTTATTCAACAAGTAGATCAGCGCCTTACATTGAAATACCACGTTAACCCAGTCGATTTGATTGAAAAAACGGCAGTTATTCATTTTTTAGAAGCACGGGAAGCACTAGAACCCCAAATTGTTGAAATAGCATGTGAAAGAGCAACACAAGAAGATATTGCTAAAATGGAGAACTCACTTCAAAGGATGAAGGAAAAATTAAAGTATCCCGATGAGAAAGTGGATGCAGATAGTAATTTTCATCTGGCACTTGCAGAGGCGACGCATAATTTTGTGTTCGTCTCCTTAATGGAAATGAATTTAAATTTATATCGTCAAGTACGAAAGCAGACATTGAAGTCAACTGATCGTTATATAGAGTCGCTTCAAGAACATAAAGATATTTTAGAGGCGATTAAATTAGGAGATAAAGAAAGTGCGGTTCAAGCAATGCAGACTCATTTGCATCATTTACGGGATAACGTACTAGGTTTGATTAATAAAGAAGAGTAA
- the aroQ gene encoding type II 3-dehydroquinate dehydratase, translating into MKLLILNGPNLNRLGKREPDIYGEETLEDVERKLEAAATEHGVELAFFQSNVEGALIDKIHEAEEVGLDGIVFNPGAFTHYSIALRDAIASIQVPVIEIHISNIHSREPFRQTSVIAPVCVGQLSGFGTDGYALAIQAFLLRGKGV; encoded by the coding sequence GTGAAATTGCTAATTCTGAACGGACCTAATTTAAACAGGCTTGGGAAAAGGGAACCGGATATTTATGGAGAGGAAACATTGGAGGATGTCGAGCGTAAATTAGAAGCCGCTGCAACTGAGCATGGGGTGGAGCTAGCATTTTTTCAATCGAATGTCGAAGGAGCTTTAATCGACAAGATCCATGAAGCTGAAGAGGTCGGTCTTGATGGAATCGTCTTCAATCCGGGAGCATTTACGCATTATAGCATTGCTTTACGTGATGCGATCGCTTCAATTCAAGTACCTGTTATCGAAATCCATATTTCGAACATACATAGCCGAGAACCGTTCAGACAGACGTCAGTCATTGCGCCGGTCTGCGTCGGCCAACTGTCCGGATTCGGCACGGACGGATACGCACTCGCCATCCAAGCCTTTCTCCTCCGAGGAAAAGGGGTATGA